CCACTCCTGACCACTCGACCACACTACCACAAATTTCCCTTTAAGAAATTTCTCAGCACTCAGATCATCagccatgataaaaaaaaaaatagtacagCAGCTTTTAATTTAACAAAGGCTAAAATCCAAAATAGGCAGAACTCAGGTCTCACAAACTAACCACCACTTTGCAAAAAGGAGCAACTCTAAACACGGTTCTTCTTATGAAGCTACTGAACTGCATTTTTCACACCTGAAAAGGTTTAAGTGGCAGTggtgggatttgaacccacgcCTCCGAAGAGACTGGAGCCTTAATCCAGCGCCTTAGACCGCTCGGCCACACTACCTGCACATCAGGCATCAGGACACACTAGTGTGGGTGGACATGCTGAAAGTTGATTCTGGTCCTCTAGACATAGGGGAGTGTCCCCCAGGAGGGTCATGGggcccctattgatcctctacctatcacacgagccaaggtgtgaaaatgggtgtaagTCACaatccaagctccttagacgaAGAGTAGAACTGTTGCAACATTTCCCTTTGGCCATAAACAAACGCGCAATTCCCCATAGACAACTGATGTCAGAACTTACTTGCCAGTAACACAACAACTTACAGCAAAATAACAGGTAAAGCAGGAGAGTAAAGTTGTTAACGGCGCATTTATCGGCGTGGTAGCAGCACATCAGACAAAGTGCTTGAATATGGTCGGTGAGGCGTCACAGCTGTAAACCTAACCGcacaatttatttttcatttggaCATGGTGCACCGTCTGGCATTCTGCAGGTTTTGCAGTTGACAAAGTGATTTCATGGTCTATCGCCATAGCAACAAAGCTGTTTTAATAATTGATGCAGAAATAGACATGACAGAGAGCATTCGAGTAAAATGCtccatgtgaaaaaaataaaaggtttttgttGAACTCAGAATGTTCACAGCAGATTAGTAATTCTAATTTTCCACCACTGCGACAACCACCTGGTATTTCACCCGTCTCCTCAGCTCCTTCATCAGTATTTTTACCTCTTACAGGAGTATCTCTTCAACTATATTCTTCCcacctctctttctctttctccaccCACCCACTGATTCTTTTGTACACCGAGGGCTCACCTTGTACTCCAGTGATCAGAATATCCACTGCCATCCTGTATCCACAAATGGCAGAACTAATTTCTccctccttctccctctccaTGGCAGCTGTCAGCTCCTTGGCAGCTTGGTTTAAGTAACCCCCGTCCTCTCCGTCCACACTGTTTGATGGTAGTGAGAGTAACTCCGAGTGGTCGGTGGAAGAATTGGATCTATCTgtaaatcaaagaaaaagaGATATTGTAGTAGTAGTGATATTGTCTTTAGTTAACTATGtcttatgttttatttgttagGTTTTAAAAAGTCACTATCTAAAATAAATCACTGGATGTGATGTTTTTAACCGGAAACAGCAGTTAAGGTCTGCTGATATGTTTCATTTTTGGGACTGTTAATTAAACAAAACAGCCAATGTGAATGTACTGCCTAGGCCTGTGTTTAAACTGTAATGACTGAACTACTTCCTGACCACTTAGAGaccaaatgtaaataaacatttgGAAGATGCCTCTGGATCCTTCACCTAGAAGATTAATTCAAGAACTGCAACATTTAATGGTCttcaaaaaatgcttttttttaattgtacttctatttatttttattattgttattattacttattataACCAAAAAAGCCAGGTGAAGGAAGACTGTTATTATATTTGACAGCACTGGCTCACCTCCTAATAGCAGCTCCAACATAAATGTATAGACATTTACACTAGTATATGTTATCAGGAAGCCTCAAAAAACACTGATCACAGACATCTTCTTATCCACTGACACAGTAAGTAAAAGCGTTAATGGATAAGACACATATTCGGGAAGACTAAAATCAGCTTTATATGATTACATTCACATTTATTTTGGCATCACCTTGTTTATAGCAGGGATCGAAAACAGCCAAGTCATTATCAGATAGTGGAGGAGGAACTTCTTCCTTTGGGGATGGGAGTCCTTCAGCCACAGAGTCAAACAGTGAGTCGAATTCTTCCTGGGTCTCTTTTGATTCGGGGTCCGTGAATGGAGATGGGACTGGAGGGAAAACACGGACCAAAAAAGTGAGAacaacaataagaataaaagaaTTAAATAAGGACATAACAGACCATCACACATTGTGAGATTTCTACCTCGGTCATCCAGCTCTGTGTCGCTAAGCTCCTCTTGCTCTTCTTCTGTTGGAGATCCTCCGATCTCACTGTAGGCTTCAGCTGCCACTTCTGGTTCTCCCACTTCTAAGCTCAGGTTATTGCCCAGATCCTGGGGCAAGGTGGGAGCCTCCCtgccctcctcttcctcagcagGCTCACAGTCTGATGCCCTACGCTTCGGGAGGGGGATgagaggaggaggcagagacCCCGCAGAAGAGAGAGGTGTGGCATCCAGAGGCCTTGTTACCTCACCACCCTGAGTAAGGGAAGGGATAGTGTGGCAGCGTTAGAGAAAAGGGGTCTGGTAATATAACGAATGTTGACCTGGCACATGTTTCGTTTTTCTGTTCTGTCTTTTAATGTTTGTTAAAATTTGAGTAATGGTTGATTTTGATTGTAAGAGTGCCTCTCTGAGTGTGTCTTACTCTGAAGAACTCCTTCAGCTGTGGGCTGTTATACAGAGCAGGAATGCTGGTAGTAAACTGAAGCATGGCCTCTGCTGCTTTTCTCCTTTCCTCAATCACAGCCCCATCAAACCTTCCTAAAATTACAAGAGACAAAAGGGAAGTGTTAcagtttctttttcacttctGAAGCTGCCGTTAGCATAAAGTAATCGCCATTTGTCGAGGTTAAAACTGCTGCCACTGCCAAACAGTCTGACTTCATATTAAGCAGGGCATGAAAAGTTGAATGAACTAATGAATCATGACTGTTTATAGGTACGGCTCAACTGATTTGCTGTGGTTGCAGTTTGATTTTAGTAaccactgaaaaatgaagccacttcagctctttgtgtaCTATAACTCTGCTCTTCTCTTCAGCTGGCTGACGGACCAACATGAGCATGAGGAACAGCGGACCGCAGACCGAGTTACCTGACACTGTCTCCATCGACAACAAAACTCTCTGCAGGGAGTCGCACCATTCCCGGAATATGCTCCTCCATTTGCTGAACCATATTTACACTTGAGTTTTTATACACAATACAAAGTTTCGCAAGAAGATCAACCCTAAACATGATGCTTCTAATTAAAACAAATAGAGGTGTGTCTTAAACttccttttttcttcccactgccAAATGAAAAGTTTTACTTGGCAGTGgtgggattcgaacccacgcCCCCGAAGAGACTGGAGCCTTAATCCAGCGCCTTAGACCGCTCGGCCACACTACCTGCTGAAAGGCTATGACTCACTGTCCAAACTCATTTTACCTTTCTCAGAATACATTTGAAGAGAGGGCTGTACTCCACAGTTCTGACATGCTATCTGTGAAATTAACTTTGATTGGTCGATGTTGCTGTACACATCATAACAAAAGGTCCACAGAGATTTCAGGCTTTCATCATTGCCACACTACCACAAAACTGCCCACCTCCCATTCAGACTTTTCTCATCAGCATGATCTGATAAAAAATACAGCACAGGCGCTTTTCATTTTCAACACTCATGCAAATAGACTGCAGGAGGAAGGCAAAGGATCTCTAgagaacacatacacacactcccCTCGAATGCATCTGATTATAgcaaatttagaaaaaaaagctcATTTTTGGACAAGTCTGGTCAAATATTTTGAACAGTTCTCAGGTAATTATTCTGTCAGGAAGGGTCACATTAAAACAAATGGAGCTACCTGCTGCAaataacaacattttaaaagacTACTACATGCTGGCAGTGAtgggattcgaacccacgcCCCCAGAGAGACTGGAGCCTTAATCCAGCGCCTTAGACCGCTCGGCCACACTACCCGCTCAAAGGCTATGACTCACTGTAAAAACATCAAAGGTAAAGGTCGATTGGTTGATCAATGTTGCTGTACACGTCAGTGAACTGCCCACCTCCCATTCAGACTTTTCTCATCACTAAGTTCATCAGCATGACCTGATAAAAAAATACAGCACAGCTGCTTTTCATTTTCAACACTCATGCAAATAGACTGCAGGAGGAAGGCAGAGGATCTACAGAGAACACATAAACGCGCTCCCCtcgaattattattattatagcaaATGCACATTTTTGGACAAGTCTGATCCAATACTTTTGAACACACGATTTTGCTGATAATTAGTCTCATGAGTCActtcaaaatatttaaatagagACACAAAACCCTCTGGGGTTCTGTCAGGAAGGGTCAGATTAAAACAaatggagctacctgctgtaaataatgaaatTTTAAAAGAGCACTGTATGCTGGCAGTggtgggatttgaacccacgcCTCCGAAGAGACTGGAGCCTTAATCCAGCGCCTTAGACCGCTCGGCCACACTACCACAAGACAACTCTCAGTTCATAAGCAAAAACATACAACACAGCTCATGACAggcaaaactcacaaaccaaagCTCTGCAAAAAGACCGACCCGAAACATGTCACTTCTTACAAAGACAAGTAAATCTGAGAGGAAATGTCACAAGAATTGTGACGAAAGTCTGAAAACGGGAATGAAAGCAATAATTGCATAAAAGGCTCCACAGGAATGTAAAGCATAACACAATCTTTACTCATGTACCAAAAAGTTGTGCTCGGGGAAAAGGTGGAAACTCCTCCTGTCTTCTGAACAGGTTCCTGTGCGTGTAGGCCAACTCCCCAtggagcttcttcagttctgagaACCTCCTCCAAACAACCACCTCCTTCACATCTTCTGGGTGACGCTTGGACACAAACTGCAGATGACAGAATAAAGTAAATGTCGCTTAACTGGCTGCATGTTTAACAATGAGACACAGCAGATTTGCTTTGTGGTAACACTGCAGAGGCCACgatttaaattataaatttaagGGAGACCAATGAGTGCTTGAACAAAG
The sequence above is a segment of the Oreochromis aureus strain Israel breed Guangdong linkage group 3, ZZ_aureus, whole genome shotgun sequence genome. Coding sequences within it:
- the snx15 gene encoding sorting nexin-15 translates to MSRKLKEDYYRFFSVTDPRTHEKGHTEYKVTARFVSKRHPEDVKEVVVWRRFSELKKLHGELAYTHRNLFRRQEEFPPFPRAQLFGRFDGAVIEERRKAAEAMLQFTTSIPALYNSPQLKEFFRGGEVTRPLDATPLSSAGSLPPPLIPLPKRRASDCEPAEEEEGREAPTLPQDLGNNLSLEVGEPEVAAEAYSEIGGSPTEEEQEELSDTELDDRVPSPFTDPESKETQEEFDSLFDSVAEGLPSPKEEVPPPLSDNDLAVFDPCYKQDRSNSSTDHSELLSLPSNSVDGEDGGYLNQAAKELTAAMEREKEGEISSAICGYRMAVDILITGVQGDTDPVRRESVMRRTAQYLKHAEMLVERHSSPSHTHTPANAQDH